The following is a genomic window from Theobroma cacao cultivar B97-61/B2 chromosome 10, Criollo_cocoa_genome_V2, whole genome shotgun sequence.
AAAAGAATTCAGTGAGATAATGCCAAAAGATTTACCTAACGGATTACCATCCATGAGAGATATTTAGCATGGTATTGATATGATTCCTAGTGCTAGACACAATGACAATGCATATGTTGTGGATTTGCCAGACACAATGAGAATTTCCAAAACATTTAAAGTGGTGGATAATTACCCATTTCATTCAACAGATGAACCCTTATATCCAGATATACAAGTTAACTCGAGGTCAAGTTTTTCTCAAGTGGAGGGGACTGACGTAGAATGTCTAGTAGATAATATTTTAGAGCAAGTTGAGCGtcaaaagctaaaaaaaaaacccaaaagttATAAATGGgcatattcataattttaatattttccttgTTTAAGTTAGGAGTCCTACATAAGAATTATAGGTATAatagaatttcttttttatttaatttacttaCATTAAGACTTTAGAATAGTCATGTTCTAATTAGaaatagaatatttattttatttaaattttttgttaattactCTAATTGTACTAGACAACCAGAAGTAGAGTTTTGTTAGAATTTGGACCTATAACAGTATAAATAGGACCCTTAAGCTTAGTTTTTTGAATcatgaaataatattacaaATTTCTTTCCTCAAACTTAAGTTTAAGCTTCAATATTTGGAACTTGGTTATTAACCTTAACGGTTTAGTCTGGTGCTAACCTTTATTTTCACGTTAACTCACTACGTTAATTATTTACTTAACTTTCTGCAAAGAATGCTAAGAATGCACTAGGTAATGTGTATTTTGTATTTGTTAATTGTATACTGAAGAAGAAATGGTTTGGGCTTCACCCTTTGTGGCTTTAATTCCCTTTCTCTGTTTCTATAATAACTtccttttctattttctctgattgatttttcttcttctgaaaattttttcaCATTTGAAAGAGTCTTTTCGCAATCATGTCATTACCTTATTTCCAATGCACACGAAATTCAAGATAAACCATTTTTGGTTTAACAATTTTGCAGTTGACTCCCATTGTGTTCTTAATTAAGTTTGCTACTTTTATTTGAGTAGCATCTGCATGTAAAGCCAATGAGTTAGAGACAAGAATGTATAGCTTTTTGGTATATACAAATTGTTCTTTCGGAATCGTTAAGAATCTATAGGATCAATCTTCCAGTTGATTCGTCTGAGAAGTGTACGAGGAGAATTATTCCCATCACTGAAAAGATTCCACTAGaatcaatttataaaaaaatacgaTGTTTCTCCGTAGGCAGCCGTCTCTCCTTGTATTCTTCGTCAGTGTCGTTGCTTCATTCGCTCTAACTGCTACAAATATGCGAAAAGCcttgattattttcatttttatttatctcaCTAAGAAAGGGGTGAGGCTGGGTGCCATGAGTGAGAGGTTGAAGGGGGCTGCTCGAGCTGGAAATATTGATGAATTGTATACATTAATTCGGAGGGATGCATATATTTTAGAGCGTGTTGATCAGATGCCTTTTTCTGACACTCCTTTACACATAGCTTCAGCTGCAGGGCACATTGATTTTGCAATGGAGATTATGAATTTAAAGCCATCCTTTGCAATAAAGCTGAATCAAGATGGCTTTAGCCCCATTCACTTGGCCTTGCAGCAAGGGCAGACAGAGATGGTGCTTCGTCTACTGGTAACTGATAAGGATCTTGTCCGTGTTAAAGGGAGCGGAGGAAAAACTTCTTTGCATTATGTAGCTAGCGAAGGAAACCTCAGTCTTTTGGCTCAATTTCTACTGCATTGTCCTAAATGTATTCAAGATGTGACAATCCGAAATGAAACTGCTTTGCACATTGCGGCGGAAAACAATAACTTAGAAGCTCTTCGAGTCTTGGTACAGTCACTTAAGAGGACTAACCTTTATGGTAAATCCTCAGAAAAAAAGCTCTTGAATTTCAAGGATAAGGATGGCAACACAGTATTGCACATAGCTGCATCCAACAATCAACCCCAGGTATAATCTTAAATACCCTAATTTCTTTCATTGTATTTTGAGTAGAGGTCAGATCAGGTACTAATATAGCAACTCTACCTATTAGGTGCCCTGCATTAATTTCTTTGTGTACACTGTATTGATCATATAAATAACATCTGTAGCATAAGCCCCTCGGCTTAAAAGCAATACATCAGAGACAAACACACCCTGCCATCGTCAACTTGCATCACAAGAGTAAACCCCCAATTACATCATGCATATAATCCCCAGAAAGTCCCCCCAACAATAAACAGAATCCAACACAATATACCACACAGCCCAAGTTACAGGCCTCTCAAATAACCaccagcaaaaaaaaaaaccaaacaaaagaCAGTCccaatgcatattatcatCAATAGTCCAATGCTCCACACACATAGTAGGTAATCCAACACAGCCAGACCCTAATGCACATGTCAACAAAATAAGCTTCCAGACCTCAACCTGCTGTGCACACAGATGAATTTATATGAACAATACAAACATTTATAAGTTGTTAATTGTTATACTACAAATATAGCTTAGTTCATAAAACTATAGTGTTTTATATGTCAATTTAATTCGGTTTTATAAATATCTATTATGCAGATGGTCAAACTATTGATAAAATGTAAGGTTCGTATAAACAAGATCAATTCAAGGGGTTTGACAGCTCTTGATATCTTAGAAAGCATGAGCAATGTTGACAACAGAGAGAGTCTGGAGATTCTACGCCATTTTGGAGGCTTGAATGCTTCTGCGACTCGTAGACCTCCACCCTTACATGTGATGTTAGGATCAAGGATCACACTTCTTGAAAACGCATTTGGTGAAGTGTTTCATGATATTATCACTATGTCAGCTGATAGGAGCAATGCATTGCTAGTAGTATTAGTACTGATTTTAACATCAACTTACCAGGCCGCTCTGAACCCCCCTGCTCATTTTTCTGGGGCTTCTACCGTCTCTGGCGCCGCAAATAACACTTCCACCGATTCCACTGTGGGGAAATCAGTGATGAGATCAACTggttttcttctcttctacATCCCAAACACCGTAGCTTTTATCATCGCAATGATCCTAACACTTGGCCTTCTTGCAATTGTTGCCAGTGGCATCACTACTCTTCTTCTAGTGCCActacttttattatatttttgcctCCTGTCTTCCACATATGATATGTCTCCAGCATCTGGCCGTATTGttctttggttttgtttcATTATTAGTTTGCCGGTAGCGCTGAGAGTCATAGACCAAATAAAAAGACTTGGGAAACATTTGATTCAGAAGGAGATACCACTACCTTAATAGTTGAGATATGTATACCAGGAAAGTATTTGGTTGAAGGATTAGAAATCCAAGCATCAATGAGATGGATTAAATGGATCACCAGCGAGAATTTACTCTGCTTATTTGTCTCTTTTGTTTTGGGGTCCTCGTATTTgaggattttattttaataattgagAACTGTTTGACTTTATCCTTGATTGCTCCTACTATTTCCTTGTATACATTATTCTCTATTgctttttattcattttggaTAGTAATATGATTGTTTGCCAGACTTCAAAAATAGAATTCATATATACAATCATACCTACTTTTAGggattgattatttaattttgataaaaataataatttgatcgCTAACATTTATAAGTGTTATTGTTTTGATCACTCAACTGTTAAAAGATAATGAACTTTCACACAGTATTCTATGTCAGTTATCTTGCCATGTGGATATGTCCACGttgtaattaaaattgtttttaaaagttttaaattatattttaattcctttgtttaatttttttttgtcacgAGGACATGTCTATGTGATAAGAATAATTGACATAGATGGTCTCCACATGGTAATTTCAGTTTGTTGTTTCTAGTGACACTTCTTTTTCATGTCTAATGCTATGGGGTCGCTTCTTTGTGGTGTTGAGTGATGCTGCTGCTGCTTAGATGATCTTTGTGCTAAGCATGGTTTGCATTGCTGTATATCCTTTACATAGATATCAATGATCACCATAATTACAAATTTAATGTTCATTGAAGCTCTCTCTCCCTGTCTTATTTGGGTGGGTACTTATATCCATGCATTTGGCTTGTGAGCCTCTCTCTATCTCTTGTTAGATGGTGAAACTTTCATGTTGGAGGTTTACTTCCTTATGTATTGATCTTTTCATGATCAGTTTCCCTTagaatatataaacaaaatatcactttgattgaaaaaaaattattatttttgaataaatggCGACGGAGGAGTTCAAgaccatttaaaaatcaactttacattaataaaataattaaataataaatatatgtacATGCCCCAAGttccaaataattataagGGTAAAAGACATGAGGAATAATAACTCATAGGACCTCAAATAATGTTAAAACTCTCAATCAGAAAGAAATTGAGTGATTTATATACTAACAATTcaatatgattattaatttatgcaATTGAGTTTGCTTCATTTGCAAATAAAGTAATTCAATATGATTATAATACAAatcttattattaattaataaatataattgataaaaataaatataaaatgacagtTTAAAAGTATAATCAATAAAGAACTTTAgtccaaaaaaatttataatgggtggtaaatttaattaaaaaaatgtaacaaatatattattttcatgagttaatttttacatattattaatcttttgattaaattttatttgggttttaattttcatttaatcattACCTACTTGAGCTAAACAATCCAACATAGGTCTTGATCTAGTTCAAAAAGAGAGAGTGTTGACTTAAAAGGCTAAAGCCGCGTATTGTTACCATTTTTGCTTGGAAGTTTCTTTGACAAAGACAGCTCCTTCAATCAGGAAAGCAATATGTTACGTACGAGCAGAGTTAGAATAGGGACCAAAGTTTAGTACTTGGAGGTTTCACATGATCCTCCAGTGAAATTGGTGGAAGTGATGAAGATCATAAATATTTCATCGATCACATTGACATTCAAGTGTTCCCCGTTGTGCTTTGGgcacaagaaaaaaaaaaaagaagagaaggcTACTTCAAACTTTTACATAAAATATACTAAAACTCCACttgttaatttgatttttaagtaatgataaaaatttaagtgcaaataaatattatattccTCAAGATGTTCCCCTCGATTCACACAAATATCAAGATTTTTGAATGTTATAAATATGTGAATCCTCATGTATCTCCAGGATGTTTCTCTTATAAACATATTCATCTAGATGGCAATGATTCTCCAGTAACTGTATGGTGGACTTTACCTTCACCAGGTTCTCTATGCCACTAAAGTCTTCGCCAATCAGGTTGAAGACTTATCATGGCATTACTGGTGATGGAGGAataaaatttccttttaaaaaaaatatttttgtttgattatatttttattatttatttttattttttatagaaactaaaaaataaaaaaataaaagtaccaacaaaacaaaaactatTTAAATCAGTAAGTCCTTCactaatttttcatatttaattgtttttatttcgTGAATGGATAAAGTTTTGATTGTCATATGAATGTCCGGCAAAGTGAGAGAAATTGTCATTAAATttgaggaggaggaggagggaGGAAGTTAGATGTCTACTGGCCGTCCAAGTAATGGTTGAGGTAGACCGATGAGTCTCACGTGTTTGACCAAATTAGGCAATTTTTCTTACTGGGTAATTTCCTTGGACCTTCCAAAGGTGCAGGGGATTTCCATTCCTATCAAGAACCCTGGCCATACCCTCTTTATTACTTCTTCTACGTttccattatttattttatttattatcattatttacctctttttattcaaacagtcaatttcataatttatattatttattatcgTTATTACCTCTTCCTATTCAAACAGCAATTGACTgaccaaaagaaaattatttgacAAAAGAAGCGTGAAATAAATTACGACGTGATAACGCGTAATCTTTTATTAGACACTAAAAAATGAGTggtaatgaaaattttgattttccgAATAGCCATCAACTTCTTATTACTCCGTCCATTCTCATTGAGTACACCAAGGAGTTCGCACATCTCGCTCAGTGctttaattcatcatttcagGCAACTCCTCTAAGGGTGTTATATATATTGGTTCTGTTTCCTTTCTATATTatcctttatttctttattctttaaacTGCTCTAATCTTTTCTTGCAAGTTGCATCGGTTTTCAGTAGCCTGGATATTGCTGCATAATTTATTATCCCCAGCATAATGGATTGGAGGATGATAGAGGCTGCTGGAACTGGAAACATTAACGTCTTGTATGAATTAATCCAGGAAGATCCATATGTTTTGGAGCGTATTGACCAGGTGCCTTTTCTTGATACACCTTTACATTTAGCAGCATGTGCTGGGCATATTGATTTTGTGATGGAAATGACGAACTTAAAGCCATCATTTGCAAGAAAGCTAAACCAAGTTGGATTCAGTCCCATGCACTTAGCTTTGCAAAATGACAAAACCCAAGCAGTGCTTCGACTCCTAAAGTTTGATAAAGCCCTCGTTCGTGTCAAAGGGAGGGAAGGCCTGACTCCTCTGCATCATGTAGTTGGAACAGGAAACCTTGATCTTTCCATCCGGTTTCTTGAGGCTTGCCCTGAGGCTATTGAAGATGTGACTGTTCGAGATGAGACTGCTTTCCATCTTGCAGTCAAAAACGACATGTTTGAAGCTTTTGTAGTCTTGATGGGGTGGCTCCTAAGGAGCTGCCATGAAGCTGCCCAACGTTGGGAAAACGAACTACTGAGTTGGAGGGACATTGAAGGCAACACTGTTCTGCACATTGCAGCTATCAGAAATAGACCTCAGGTATGGTAGCTATCTCATTGACTCCAATTAACTTATATAATGAAAGAGATCTAGTTTTATGAACATTAATTTCGTGCTTTTCCAATTATCAGGTGGTAAAAGTGTTGCTGGAAAATTTGAGTCAAGACCAAATCAATGCCAAAAATTTGGAGGGATTAACGGCTCTAGATATCGTATTAGAACGCCAAAGGAATGAAAGGCAAGTGGATAATAGAGAGATTATGGATATGTTAAGCAAAGCCGGAGGATTGCGTGGTTCCTTGCTTCCCAAAAATCCCAACTCTTCAATCAACATCAATTCATTCAGATCAAagatttcatattttcaaaaatttgcaACCATGGCAGCTCGTGGAAAGAAGGGTATCTCAAATGAGATGCGTAACACATTTCTAGTAGTGACTGTGCTAATTATAACAGCCACTTACGATGCCTCATTAAATCCTCCTAACAAGGGTGACAATCTTTTATCCGAGAATTACCAAGTCTCTAGTTTTCCCAGACTTTCGCACAAAACAAATCTTCCTACCGGTGGCCATAATCCTCCGCAGGAATTCACAGATTTAATCGATGTATCTTCCATGTTTTGGTTATACAACACTTTAACCTTTTGGGTGGCACTGGGTTTAACAGCATATCTCCTCCCAAGTCGCACAATCTGTTTGTTTCTTCTCATAACACTTTCCCTTTTCGGCTCCTGTTACATGCTTTTAGTAGCAGTCGTCTCATGGAAACTGCAATACCTTATTTCTCCTAAACCTTTACACTTATCGTATCATGCTCTGTCCATCGTTAACTACAGCTTGTCAACGTTAATAGCTGTCCTGGTGGCTTCCCGGATTGCCGGTTATGTTTTCTGCAGATTTGTACCCAGAAGAAAGATTTTTTGCCTCGTAcaacttctttcctttttgtctATTGCTTCTTGTATTGTTACTCCAGCTGTGCTAAACGTCGAATTCATATTAAGGTCTAATTTCTTCTTGTGATCATCATGTAATAGTTATGTTCTTCAGCTGTTTGGTTCCTTCGTTTCTGCCGGGCATCTTGAAGGGGGAGTCTTTTATTGTATCTAGATTAGCAATGATTTCTTGTTTTGGTTAAGCTCAATTTAAGTTTGTGAAGTTCTATTGCTTGGCTCTGGAAGAATTATCTGGATTTGACCTGGTTCTCTTGATGGAGCTTGGATGAGGGTTTATGCCCACTCCATGTGTTGATACTCAGCTGATGGTTCACCCATGTATTTTCTGGGTGGAGGCATTATCTGTCTCAACtatgttattttttctttacagGATAGAAGCATGTGCTCTGTTGTATATGGAGGGATATGAGCTTACGTACTCTTTTCTTGTTATAGGTGGATACTTAAATCCATGTATTCGGCTTGTGAGCCTTTCTCTGTCTCTTATTAGGTGTTGAAAGTTTCATGTTGGAGGTTATACCTCCTTATGTACTGATCTATTTATAATCAGTTTCtctcaaaaaatataaataaaatttcactTTCATtgagataaattttttttttttcaaataaatggtGACGGAAGAGttcaagaatatttaaaagttaattttacatcaataaaataattaaataataaatatatgtgCATGCTCCAAGTTCCAAATTATAAGGCTAAAAGACATGAAAGATAATAACTTGTAAGACCTCAAATAATGTTAACACTCTCACTTAGAATGAAATTGAGTGATTTATATACTGGCAATTCAATATGATTATTAACAAATGCAATTGAGTTTGCTTCATTTGCATAAAGTAATTCAATATgattataattctttctcaCTTATAACACAAatcttattattaattaataaatataattgacaaaagcaaatataaaatgacaatttaaattaaaatattatcaataAAGAACTCTCatccaaaaaaattataatagtcagtaaatttaattaaaaatgtaataaatatattattttcatgagttaatttttacatattattaa
Proteins encoded in this region:
- the LOC18586209 gene encoding ankyrin repeat-containing protein At5g02620, producing MDWRMIEAAGTGNINVLYELIQEDPYVLERIDQVPFLDTPLHLAACAGHIDFVMEMTNLKPSFARKLNQVGFSPMHLALQNDKTQAVLRLLKFDKALVRVKGREGLTPLHHVVGTGNLDLSIRFLEACPEAIEDVTVRDETAFHLAVKNDMFEAFVVLMGWLLRSCHEAAQRWENELLSWRDIEGNTVLHIAAIRNRPQVVKVLLENLSQDQINAKNLEGLTALDIVLERQRNERQVDNREIMDMLSKAGGLRGSLLPKNPNSSININSFRSKISYFQKFATMAARGKKGISNEMRNTFLVVTVLIITATYDASLNPPNKGDNLLSENYQVSSFPRLSHKTNLPTGGHNPPQEFTDLIDVSSMFWLYNTLTFWVALGLTAYLLPSRTICLFLLITLSLFGSCYMLLVAVVSWKLQYLISPKPLHLSYHALSIVNYSLSTLIAVLVASRIAGYVFCRFVPRRKIFCLVQLLSFLSIASCIVTPAVLNVEFILRSNFFL
- the LOC108663587 gene encoding ankyrin-1-like; the protein is MFLRRQPSLLVFFVSVVASFALTATNMRKALIIFIFIYLTKKGVRLGAMSERLKGAARAGNIDELYTLIRRDAYILERVDQMPFSDTPLHIASAAGHIDFAMEIMNLKPSFAIKLNQDGFSPIHLALQQGQTEMVLRLLVTDKDLVRVKGSGGKTSLHYVASEGNLSLLAQFLLHCPKCIQDVTIRNETALHIAAENNNLEALRVLVQSLKRTNLYGKSSEKKLLNFKDKDGNTVLHIAASNNQPQMVKLLIKCKVRINKINSRGLTALDILESMSNVDNRESLEILRHFGGLNASATRRPPPLHVMLGSRITLLENAFGEVFHDIITMSADRSNALLVVLVLILTSTYQAALNPPAHFSGASTVSGAANNTSTDSTVGKSVMRSTGFLLFYIPNTVAFIIAMILTLGLLAIVASGITTLLLVPLLLLYFCLLSSTYDMSPASGRIVLWFCFIISLPVALRVIDQIKRLGKHLIQKEIPLP